Proteins encoded in a region of the Triticum dicoccoides isolate Atlit2015 ecotype Zavitan chromosome 3A, WEW_v2.0, whole genome shotgun sequence genome:
- the LOC119268042 gene encoding uncharacterized protein LOC119268042 isoform X1 has translation MGDVSVVQQEEQLGEGQGGVGHCCGGMAWTLVNLTHFVITYHFFHWNRGTPFADDQGMYNRLTWWDQMDNNKQLRKAMFICSHQVNLLYNTKQISCCGSAAVLHQLFCGSCNQGGFWQDRTLPLLLLLPPVVVDWSMHGEVRVKVRSCQAYQQVVAYCVL, from the exons ATGGGTGATGTGTCGGTTGTACAACAAGAAGAACAACTGGGAGAAGGTCAAGGTGGAGTAGGACATTGCTGTGGAGGCATGGCCTGGACGCTCGTCAACCTCACCCACTTCGTG ATTACATACCACTTCTTCCACTGGAATAGGGGAACTCCATTCGCTGATGATCAAGGGATGTATAATAGATTGACTTGGTGGGATCAAATGGACAACAACAAGCAACTTAGGAAAGCAATGTTTATTTGCTCCCACCAAGTCAATCTATTATACAACACCAAGCAAATTTCTTGTTGTGGTTCCG CGGCTGTGCTCCACCAGTTGTTTTGTGGTTCTTGCAATCAAGGGGGTTTCTGGCAAGACAGGACCCTCCCTCTTCTGCTTCTTCTACCACCTGTTGTTGTTGATTGGTCTATGCACG GTGAAGTGCGAGTCAAAGTCCGAAGctgtcaagcatatcaacaagtagTAGCATATTGTGTGTTGTAA
- the LOC119268042 gene encoding uncharacterized protein LOC119268042 isoform X2 codes for MGDVSVVQQEEQLGEGQGGVGHCCGGMAWTLVNLTHFVITYHFFHWNRGTPFADDQGMYNRLTWWDQMDNNKQLRKAMFICSHQVNLLYNTKQISCCGSAAVLHQLFCGSCNQGGFWQDRTLPLLLLLPPVVVDWSMHGG; via the exons ATGGGTGATGTGTCGGTTGTACAACAAGAAGAACAACTGGGAGAAGGTCAAGGTGGAGTAGGACATTGCTGTGGAGGCATGGCCTGGACGCTCGTCAACCTCACCCACTTCGTG ATTACATACCACTTCTTCCACTGGAATAGGGGAACTCCATTCGCTGATGATCAAGGGATGTATAATAGATTGACTTGGTGGGATCAAATGGACAACAACAAGCAACTTAGGAAAGCAATGTTTATTTGCTCCCACCAAGTCAATCTATTATACAACACCAAGCAAATTTCTTGTTGTGGTTCCG CGGCTGTGCTCCACCAGTTGTTTTGTGGTTCTTGCAATCAAGGGGGTTTCTGGCAAGACAGGACCCTCCCTCTTCTGCTTCTTCTACCACCTGTTGTTGTTGATTGGTCTATGCACGGTGG GTGA